A single region of the Deferribacterota bacterium genome encodes:
- a CDS encoding NAD(P)H-hydrate dehydratase — MEILTNEQMAQADKITIEEFELPSIVLMENAAKSLFQVFQSLEIPTNKNIALIIGKGNNGGDGLALSRYLIEYGYNTTIYILAKKDELKGNPLHYYKYLTHQPSKLIHLNESSISNVNFFEYDIIFDGIFGTGLSRPAEGFYKIIIEKINQSKATIISIDIPSGLSGNTSSIIGEHIYADYTITFCRPKIVHTMYPSRKYCGTIYVTDISIPDNAVTKTTPNLFLIDKDNLPIIKKRELDAHKGHFGHTVIIGGSLGKTGAAILASMSASRIGAGLTTCVIPKKLNKIIKSTLIEQMSFPVGNKDYFTKEEAQEVINFISDKSVVAIGPGIGRNENTGNFVKEIIKNSNKPLVIDADGLNLLDKEILKDGYLRNRAILTPHIGEFSRLIKKTKDNILSNKVELAQDFATRYQLILVLKSADTLIATPDGTCYINIEGSPSLSKGGSGDCLTGMIAGFISQGYSLKDSAILSTFIMGKTAKYLSSKYNENTILTKDIINNLWVILNEITLYQREYRGYKKDSIKVI; from the coding sequence ATGGAGATTTTAACAAACGAACAAATGGCTCAAGCAGATAAAATCACAATTGAGGAATTCGAATTGCCTTCAATTGTTTTGATGGAAAATGCTGCAAAATCATTGTTCCAAGTTTTTCAATCACTAGAAATTCCAACAAATAAAAATATCGCCTTGATTATTGGAAAGGGAAATAACGGTGGGGATGGTTTAGCTCTAAGTAGATATTTAATAGAATATGGCTATAATACAACAATATATATATTAGCAAAAAAAGATGAACTTAAAGGTAATCCACTACATTATTACAAATATTTAACCCATCAACCATCAAAGCTAATACATCTTAATGAATCAAGCATTTCAAATGTCAATTTTTTCGAATATGATATTATATTTGATGGAATTTTTGGTACTGGTTTATCAAGACCAGCTGAAGGCTTTTATAAAATTATTATAGAAAAAATCAATCAAAGCAAAGCAACTATAATATCCATTGATATTCCAAGTGGACTATCAGGAAACACATCAAGCATTATAGGAGAACATATCTATGCTGATTATACAATAACCTTTTGTAGACCAAAGATTGTTCACACAATGTACCCCTCTAGAAAGTATTGTGGCACAATATATGTCACTGATATATCCATACCGGATAATGCCGTTACAAAAACAACTCCAAATTTATTTTTAATAGATAAAGATAATCTTCCAATAATCAAAAAAAGAGAGTTAGATGCTCATAAAGGACATTTTGGGCATACCGTTATCATTGGAGGCTCACTCGGTAAAACAGGAGCTGCAATACTTGCAAGTATGTCAGCCTCAAGAATTGGTGCAGGATTGACAACATGTGTTATTCCAAAAAAACTAAATAAAATAATTAAATCTACTTTGATAGAACAAATGTCTTTCCCAGTTGGTAATAAAGATTACTTCACTAAAGAAGAAGCTCAAGAGGTTATAAACTTTATAAGTGATAAAAGTGTTGTTGCAATTGGGCCAGGTATTGGTAGAAATGAAAATACTGGCAATTTTGTAAAAGAAATAATTAAAAATAGCAATAAACCATTGGTAATTGATGCAGATGGTTTAAATTTGCTAGATAAAGAGATATTGAAAGACGGATATTTAAGAAATAGAGCTATTTTAACCCCCCATATTGGTGAATTCTCAAGGCTAATTAAAAAAACAAAGGATAATATCCTTTCAAATAAAGTAGAATTAGCCCAAGATTTTGCAACAAGATACCAACTAATTTTAGTTTTAAAAAGCGCAGATACTTTAATTGCAACACCTGATGGCACATGTTATATAAATATAGAGGGAAGCCCTTCACTTTCAAAAGGAGGATCTGGAGACTGTCTTACAGGCATGATAGCTGGTTTTATTAGCCAAGGGTATTCTCTTAAAGATTCAGCTATCCTTTCAACCTTTATAATGGGTAAAACTGCAAAATATTTAAGTAGTAAATATAATGAAAATACTATATTAACAAAAGATATAATTAATAATCTATGGGTTATACTAAATGAAATTACACTATATCAGCGAGAATATAGAGGATACAAAAAAGATAGTATCAAAGTTATTTAA
- a CDS encoding Trm112 family protein, whose translation MAISNDLLEILVCPKCKGKIRLSKNKDYVVCEKCKLLYEIKEDIPIMLIDEAKKAENIENI comes from the coding sequence ATGGCTATATCAAATGATTTGTTGGAGATATTGGTTTGTCCTAAATGCAAAGGTAAAATAAGATTGTCTAAAAACAAAGATTATGTTGTTTGTGAAAAATGTAAACTCCTATATGAGATAAAAGAAGATATACCAATAATGTTGATAGATGAAGCAAAAAAAGCTGAAAATATAGAAAATATTTAA